One window of the Trifolium pratense cultivar HEN17-A07 linkage group LG2, ARS_RC_1.1, whole genome shotgun sequence genome contains the following:
- the LOC123907790 gene encoding uncharacterized protein LOC123907790 isoform X2: MLILLTDVQKTEKPPQRGQLDSGKILKKPQKKSNISNPSRKTSSSRTEEMQREVLEQERRRRSHSKASQAVLEKAKLMGNAALDAALNAQLLVQIGVFTAVPMIMSFILELGLLKKKKTQKATNNDNGKAPPSSWSISVLLQTWPTNLTLPGILGKVLYDCFLCAKKSYYRLFTCLCHNIT; the protein is encoded by the exons ATGCTGATCTTGCTTACCGACGTGCAAAAGACGGAAAAGCCACCACAAAGAGGGCAACTAGACTCTGGCAAGATTTTGAAGAAGCCTCAAAAGAAATCTAATATATCTAATCCTTCGCGAAAGACTTCCTCTTCAAGGACAGAAGAAATGCAAAGAGAGGTTCTGGAACAGGAAAGAAGGCGAAGAAGTCATTCAAAAGCAAGTCAAG CTGTCTTAGAGAAGGCAAAACTGATGGGTAATGCAGCACTGGATGCAGCTTTGAATGCTCAACTTTTGGTGCAGATTGGTGTTTTTACTGCAGTACCAATGATAATGAGTTTTATACTTGAATTAGGACTGCTGAAG aAGAAGAAGACTCAGAAAGCTACAAACAATGATAATGGGAAGGCGCCTCCTTCATCCTGGAGTATTTCTG TGCTGCTGCAAACATGGCCAACCAACCTAACTTTGCCCGGGATACTTGGAAAGGTACTTTATGATTGTTTTTTGTGTGCGAAGAAATCTTATTATCGACTATTTACTTGTTTGTGCCACAACATAACCTAA